A genomic segment from Streptosporangium roseum DSM 43021 encodes:
- a CDS encoding phytoene desaturase family protein, giving the protein MSIIDMRGSGGEEGLMSPIVVIGAGLGGLSSAVRLAAAGRDVTLVEARETPGGCCGTASVGDYRFDTGPSVLTMPDVLADVFAAAGEDMESLLPLRRLDPYYRLRYHDGSHLDIVPGEEAMTEQVRQLCGAAEADRYRRFRARLGELFACEWPSFVDRDMTRLRSLAQPGVLARLAALGGFRRLDRLVKGHLTDARLIKAHTFQSLYVGLSPQRALGIYAVIAHMDTVGGVFFPRHGGMHAIPRAMAAVAEKAGAQIRYGVRAVGIETGPSGVSAVRLDTGERLAAAHAVVACDLPHAHTGLLPGAARDWRLRRPRYSPSCLVLHFGLDRRLAGQAHHTLHFGREWSSTFSALNAGRPQPDPSLLVTYPESDTGAAPTGHATLTVLEPTANLDGANGVNGWDGLTSRLEDRLLGRLADLGYGDLTTALRLTVDPPAWARLGHSAGTPFAMDHRFTQTAWFRPAGTARRVPGLHFAGMYTAPGVGVPPVLISGKLAAERILETSR; this is encoded by the coding sequence ATGTCGATCATCGACATGCGCGGTTCTGGCGGCGAGGAGGGGCTCATGAGCCCGATCGTGGTGATCGGGGCCGGGCTCGGCGGACTGTCCTCGGCGGTCCGGCTCGCCGCCGCCGGGCGGGACGTCACGCTCGTGGAGGCCCGCGAGACGCCGGGCGGCTGCTGCGGGACGGCGAGCGTGGGGGACTACCGCTTCGACACCGGGCCGTCGGTACTGACGATGCCGGACGTGCTGGCCGACGTCTTCGCCGCCGCCGGGGAGGACATGGAGAGCCTGCTTCCGCTGCGGCGCCTGGACCCGTACTACCGGCTGCGCTATCACGACGGTTCCCACCTGGACATCGTGCCCGGTGAGGAGGCCATGACCGAGCAGGTGCGCCAGCTGTGCGGCGCCGCGGAGGCGGACAGGTACCGGCGGTTCCGGGCCAGGCTCGGCGAGCTGTTCGCCTGCGAATGGCCCTCCTTCGTCGACCGCGACATGACACGGCTGCGGAGCCTGGCCCAGCCGGGCGTCCTGGCCAGGCTGGCCGCCCTGGGAGGTTTCCGGCGGCTCGACCGCCTCGTGAAAGGGCACCTCACCGACGCGAGGCTCATCAAGGCGCACACCTTCCAGTCCCTGTACGTGGGCCTCTCCCCCCAGCGGGCGCTCGGCATCTACGCGGTGATCGCCCACATGGACACGGTCGGCGGGGTCTTCTTCCCCCGCCACGGCGGCATGCACGCCATCCCGCGGGCCATGGCCGCCGTGGCGGAGAAGGCGGGGGCGCAGATCAGGTACGGCGTGCGGGCCGTCGGGATCGAGACCGGACCCTCCGGGGTCTCCGCGGTCCGGCTCGACACCGGAGAGCGTCTCGCCGCCGCCCACGCCGTGGTCGCCTGCGACCTGCCCCACGCCCACACCGGGCTGCTGCCCGGCGCCGCGCGCGACTGGCGGCTGCGCCGCCCCCGCTACTCGCCCTCCTGCCTGGTCCTCCACTTCGGCCTGGACCGGCGGCTCGCCGGCCAGGCACACCACACCCTGCACTTCGGCCGCGAGTGGAGCTCCACCTTCTCCGCCCTGAACGCCGGCAGGCCGCAGCCCGACCCGAGCCTGCTGGTCACCTACCCCGAGTCCGACACCGGCGCCGCGCCCACCGGCCACGCCACGCTCACCGTGCTGGAGCCGACCGCCAACCTGGACGGCGCGAACGGCGTGAACGGCTGGGACGGGCTCACCTCACGGCTGGAGGACCGCCTGCTGGGCAGGCTGGCCGACCTCGGCTACGGCGACCTGACGACCGCCCTCCGCCTCACCGTCGACCCGCCCGCCTGGGCGCGGCTCGGTCACTCCGCGGGCACCCCCTTCGCCATGGACCACCGCTTCACCCAGACCGCCTGGTTCAGACCGGCGGGCACGGCCCGGCGCGTCCCCGGACTCCACTTCGCGGGCATGTACACCGCGCCGGGAGTGGGAGTGCCGCCGGTGCTGATCTCGGGCAAGCTCGCGGCCGAACGCATCCTGGAGACATCTCGATGA
- a CDS encoding phytoene/squalene synthase family protein, translating into MTLTSSYELCRRLNARHGRSYYLATLLLPAWKRPHVHALYGFARYADELVDSFTMTDDRAEALDGLAGRLAEALAGGSVDDPVLPAFAHTVRSFGIDRADIEHFLRSMRTDLTVSRYTTYDDLLRYMEGSAAAIGTMMLPILEPLPGMADRARGPARELGLAFQLTNFLRDVAEDLARGRVYLPLADLDRFEVSVADLGDPHPTPALRRLLAFEIERARGHYRLALEGVELLTPSSRPCVLAAYELYGGILDQIEAARHDVLGTRATVPRRRRLTVFARHLLAASVADRAERRAVVQVP; encoded by the coding sequence ATGACCCTGACCAGCAGTTACGAACTCTGTCGCAGGCTCAACGCCCGTCATGGCCGTTCCTACTACCTGGCGACCCTGCTGCTGCCGGCGTGGAAGCGCCCGCACGTGCACGCCCTGTACGGCTTCGCCCGTTACGCCGACGAGCTCGTCGACTCCTTCACGATGACGGACGATCGCGCGGAGGCGCTCGACGGGCTGGCCGGCCGGCTGGCGGAGGCGCTGGCGGGCGGCTCCGTCGACGACCCGGTGCTTCCCGCGTTCGCGCACACCGTGCGCTCGTTCGGCATCGACCGGGCCGACATCGAGCACTTCCTCCGGTCGATGCGGACCGACCTGACCGTCAGCCGCTACACCACCTACGACGACCTGCTCCGCTACATGGAGGGTTCGGCGGCGGCCATCGGCACGATGATGCTGCCCATCCTCGAACCGCTGCCGGGCATGGCGGACCGGGCCCGCGGACCCGCCCGCGAGCTCGGGCTGGCCTTCCAGCTCACCAACTTCCTGCGTGACGTGGCCGAGGACCTGGCACGCGGCCGGGTGTACCTGCCGCTCGCCGACCTGGACAGGTTCGAGGTGAGCGTGGCCGACCTGGGAGACCCCCACCCCACTCCCGCCCTGCGCAGGCTGCTGGCCTTCGAGATCGAGCGGGCACGCGGCCACTACCGGCTGGCGCTGGAGGGCGTCGAGCTGCTGACCCCCTCCTCGCGCCCGTGCGTCCTCGCGGCCTACGAGCTGTACGGCGGCATCCTCGACCAGATCGAGGCCGCCCGCCACGACGTCCTGGGGACCCGTGCCACCGTGCCCCGGCGCCGCCGGCTGACCGTCTTCGCGCGGCACCTGCTCGCGGCGTCCGTGGCCGACCGTGCCGAACGCAGGGCCGTCGTCCAGGTGCCCTGA